The following coding sequences are from one Ficedula albicollis isolate OC2 chromosome 14, FicAlb1.5, whole genome shotgun sequence window:
- the RBBP6 gene encoding E3 ubiquitin-protein ligase RBBP6 isoform X4: MSCVHYKFSSKLNYDTVTFDGLHISLSDLKRQIMGREKLKAADCDLQITNAQTKEEYTDDSALIPKNSSVIVRRIPIGGVKATSKTYVISRSEPVSGTSKAIDDSSASISLAQLTKTANLAEANASEEDKIKAMMTQSGHEYDPVNYMKKPVGPPPPSYTCFRCGKPGHYIKNCPTNGDKNFESVPRIKKSTGIPRSFMMEVKDPNTKGAMLTNTGKYAIPTIDAEAYAIGKKEKPPFLPEEPSSSSEEDDPIPDELLCLICKDIMTDAVVIPCCGNSYCDECIRTALLESEEHTCPTCHQTDVSPDALIANKFLRQAVNNFKNETGYTKRLRKIQQQQQQQQQQLPPPPPPPPPPLMRQTITRTLQPLMRPALARQQDPLMIPLASLASRSALSSLGPGPSMAAGLPVNPSSVVVSDLPPAVSLSLRGEKPDGPFRDADAVLPPLMAAAELSKSSPLSISSLLEEKGYQVPVLRQPAIPSLLGPQGQSIPTTGHPMRAGALRRPGWELSNRGRPHSDRAQRTQAPSLPASAPVFVPVPPPPLYPPPPHALPLPPGVPPPQFPPQFPPGQPPSAGYTVPPPGYPPAPANMSSAWVPTAVPAAHSNTIPTTQAPPLSREEFYREQRRLKEESKSPYSASSYSRSSYTYSKSRSGSSRSRSYSRSFSRSHSRSYSRSPPYQRRGKGKSRNYRSRSRSHGYHRSRSRSPPYRRYHSRSRSPVFRGQSPSKRAVPQGEAEREYFNRYREVPPYDMKAYYGRSVDFRDPFEKERYREWERNYREWYEKFYKGYAVGAQPRPPVNRENFSPERFGPPGTRRENSPYARGRREEYAAGQSHRNRNVAGNYPEKPGREGHGIKDPTKSKEKEVENPLGDGKGNKHKKHRKRRKGDENEGFPNVELLEGARKPREPVPAEDAKTDSLFMLPSRDDATPVRDEPMEADSIAFKPVSEKEKKEKDKPKAKIEKTKRKVEVAAAPKKDNVAKPAKAPQEKADPDREKSPRTEPPVKKVKEELPKTDSVKTSSSQKDEKAVGTPRKAHPKVTKDHPETRPAKEEKAKKEHPKEAKAEKPSSKEDKSKKPAEKSKLSDAKLEKRKRKAEEKADKEHEATSAKAYKPEAAELKTSPKGKAEPEGEKGERTPEKDKAAFLNNPSKKIKLNRETGKKIVSAENVPPGKEAVEKPEPSSSKVKAEKAKGKARRKVTAADGASSTLVDYTSTSSTGGSPVRKPEEKPDTKRTVIKTLEEYNNDITAPAEDVIIMIQVPQSKWDKDDFESEEEDIKTTTQVPPTVGKPTSVIKPVSAKAPNPLKHTEKESEPLEKIQKSAKEASYESAQHDAKSSKSSVLSEKGKTKDRDHSLSDKDSSEKRKSSAQPEKEHSERAAEQGNGKAISQSSKDGRSSEKHDSGRGSAAKDFTPNRDKKSEHDGSREHSSSKRRDEKSESARRKDSPSRIRDSTAAQKSKPREERAEPPKKGPAEAKRSSYSPPRERKPPEHKAGHDPKRPAEEHKPPDKNPAKEKEKEKEKHVPEVKSNKEKEPGGNKAPVKQDSPEVKVEKESVAAQADKGAVKPKAPASSAARLSSDLTRETDEAAFVPDYNESDSESNVSAKDEEAAGKTPKEAKEKAVEKAKEEAAAPAPAEQPEVGRSQSQSSPSVSRSRSHSPSESQTRSHSSSASSGESQDSKKKKKKKEKKKHKKHKKHKKHKKHMGNETELEKSQKHKHKKKKSKKSKDKEKDDQKVKSVTT, encoded by the exons ATGTCGTGCGTGCATTACAAGTTCTCCTCCAAGCTCAACTATGACACGGTCACCTTCGACGGGCTGCACATCTCCCTGAGCGACCTCAAGCGCCAGATCATGGGCCGGGAGAAGCTGAAGGCGGCCGACTGCGACCTGCAGATCACCAACGCGCAGACCAAAGAAG AATACACCGATGATAGTGCTCTGATTCCCAAGAACTCATCGGTGATTGTGAGGAGAATCCCCATTGGAGGAGTTAAAGCTACCAGCAAAACTTACGTTAT AAGTCGAAGTGAGCCAGTGAGTGGAACATCAAAAGCA ATTGATGACTCTTCTGCATCTATTTCTCTGGCCCAGCTTACTAAG ACTGCCAATCTGGCTGAAGCCAATGCTTCCGAGGaggataaaataaaagctaTGATGACACAGTCTGGCCATGAATATGATCCAGTCAA TTACATGAAGAAACCCGTGGGGCCACCTCCACCCTCGTACACCTGTTTTCGCTGTGGCAAACCTGGGCACTACATAAAGAACTGTCCAACGAATGGG GACAAAAATTTCGAGTCTGTtcccagaattaaaaaaagcacaggaattCCAAGAAGTTTTATGATGGAGGTGAAGGACCCCAACACAAAGGGTGCCATGCTGACCAACACTGGGAAATACGCAATTCCAACCATAGATGC GGAAGCTTATGCTAtaggaaagaaggagaagcCTCCCTTCCTACCTGAGGagccatcctcctcctcagaaGAAGATGATCCTATTCCAGATGAGCTGTTGTGTCTCATTTGTAAGGATATAATGACAGATGCGGTTGTTATTCCCTGCTGTGGAAACAGTTACTGTGATGAAT GTATTagaacagcactgctggagtCTGAGGAGCACACATGCCCTACCTGCCATCAGACAGATGTTTCTCCTGATGCTTTAATCGCCAACAAGTTTCTGCGCCAG GCTGTCAACAACTTCAAAAATGAAACTGGTTACACAAAAAGGCTCCGTAagattcagcagcagcagcaacagcagcagcagcagctgcccccaccaccccctcctcctcctcccccgcTGATGCGGCAGACGATAACGCGCACGCTGCAGCCGCTGATGCGGCCGGCCCTGGCGCGCCAGCAGGACCCGCTGATGATCCCGCTGGCCTCGCTGGCCTCCCGCTCCGCCCTCTCCTCCCTGGGCCCCGGGCCGTCCatggcagctgggctgcccGTCAACCCCTCGTCTGTGGTTGTGTCTGACCTCCCTCCAGCAGTGTCCCTCTCTCTCCGTGGGGAGAAGCCTGATGGGCCTTTTCG tgATGCCGATGCTGTTCTGCCTCCTCtgatggctgctgctgagctttcCAAATCTTCCCCTTTGTCAATCAGCAGTTTGTTGGAAGAGAAG GGCTATCAGGTTCCTGTCCTGAGACAACCAGCGATACCAAGTCTTCTGGGCCCTCAAGGACAATCAATACCCACAACTG GTCATCCAATGAGAGCTGGTGCACTTCgcaggccaggctgggaact TTCAAATCGAGGACGCCCGCACAGTGACCGTGCCCAAAGGACTCAGGCCCCATCACTGCCAGCATCAGCACCAGTCTTTGTGCCTGTGCCTCCACCTCCCTTGTATCCTCCACCACCCCAtgctcttcctcttcctccgGGGGTACCACCACCACAGTTTCCTCCTCAGTTTCCACCTGGGCAGCCTCCATCCGCTGGGTACACTGTCCCCCCTCCCGGAtatcccccagctcctgcaaacATGTCATCAGCTTGGGTCCCAACAGCAGTGCCAGCGGCTCATTCAAACACCATCCCAACGACACAAGCACCTCCTCTCTCTAGGGAGGAGTTTTACAGAGAGCAACGGAGGCTTAAAGAGGA gTCCAAGTCTCCCTATAGTGCTTCATCTTACTCTAGAAGCTCGTACACCTACTCCAAGTCTCGCTCAGGTTCGTCGCGCTCCCGCTCCTACTCGCGCTCCTTTAGCCGCTCCCATTCCCGCTCCTACTCGCGCTCGCCGCCGTACCAGAGACGAGGCAAAGGCAAGAGCCGCAACTACCGCTCCCGCTCGCGCTCGCACGGCTACCaccgctcccgctcccgctcgCCCCCGTACCGGCGCTACCACTCCCGCTCCAGGTCCCCCGTGTTCCGGGGCCAGTCCCCCAGCAAGCGCGCGGTCCCGCAGGGCGAGGCCGAGCGCGAGTACTTCAACCGCTACCGAGAGGTGCCCCCCTACGACATGAAGGCTTACTACGGCCGCTCGGTGGACTTCAGAGACCCCTTCGAGAAGGAGAGATACAGAGAGTGGGAGAGGAACTACAGAGAGTGGTACGAGAAGTTTTACAAGGGCTACGCCGTGGGTGCTCAGCCACGGCCTCCGGTGAACAGAGAGAACTTCTCTCCAGAAAGGTTTGGCCCGCCTGGGACCAGACGAGAGAATTCACCCTATGCTCGGGGACGGAGGGAGGAGTAcgctgctgggcagagccacaggaaTCGTAATGTAGCTGGAAACTACCCTGAAAAGCCTGGGAGAGAGGGCCATGGCATCAAAGATCCTacaaaatcaaaagaaaaggaGGTGGAAAATCCGCTGGGAGATGGCAAAGGCAATAAACATAAGAAACATcggaagagaagaaaaggggaTGAGAATGAAGGATTTCCAAATGTTGAGCTGTTAGAAGGGGCAAGGAAACCAAGAGAGCCAGTTCCAGCAGAAGATGCTAAAACAGACTCTCTATTCATGCTGCCAAGCAGGGATGATGCCACCCCTGTAAGGGATGAGCCCATGGAAGCAGATTCCATTGCTTTCAAACCAGTgtctgaaaaggagaaaaaagagaaggataAGCCAAAAGCAAAGATTGAGAAAACAAAGCGGAAAGTGGAAGTGGCGGCTGCTCCGAAAAAAGACAACGTAGCAAAACCAGCTAAAGCTCCCCAGGAAAAGGCTGACCCCGATCGTGAAAAATCTCCTCGAACGGAGCCTCCTGTGAAAAAAGTCAAGGAAGAGCTGCCAAAGACAGACAGTGTTAAAACCTCTTCCTCTCAGAAGGATGAGAAGGCTGTTGGTACACCACGGAAGGCTCATCCCAAAGTGACAAAGGATCACCCAGAAACCAGACCAGCCAAGGAggagaaggcaaagaaagaGCATCCTAAAGAAGCCAAGGCAGAGAAACCCTCCAGCAAGGAGGATAAGTCAAAAAAACCTGCTGAGAAAAGCAAACTTTCTGATGCCAAacttgagaaaagaaaaagaaaagcagaggaaaaggctGATAAAGAGCACGAAGCCACTTCTGCGAAGGCCTATAAACCTGAAGCCGCAGAATTGAAAACATCACCCAAGGGCAAGGCTGAGCCTGAGGGGGAGAAAGGAGAACGGACACCAGAAAAGgataaagctgcttttcttaaCAACCCGTCCAAAAAGATTAAACTGAACcgagaaactggaaaaaagatTGTGAGCGCAGAAAATGTGCCACCTGGAAAAGAGGCTGTGGAGAAacctgagcccagcagcagcaaagttaAAGCggaaaaggcaaagggaaaagcaaggagGAAAGTCACGGCAGCTGATGGTGCCAGCTCAACTCTTGTGGATTACACCAG CACGAGCTCCACTGGGGGAAGCCCTGTCAGGAAACCTGAGGAGAAGCCAGACACCAAACGAACTGTCATTAAGACCCTGGAGGAATATAACAATGACATAACAGCCCCTGCTGAGGATGTCATTATCATGATTCAGGTCCCTCAGTCCAAATGGGATAAAGATGACTTTGAGTCTGAAGAGGAAGACATCAAAACCACCACCCAGGTGCCCCCAACTGTAGGAAAACCCACCAGTGTTATCAAACCTGTGAGTGCAAAGGCACCAAACCCCCTCAAACACACTGAAAAGGAGTCAGAGCCTCtggagaaaatacagaaatctgCAAAAGAGGCGAGTTATGAAAGCGCCCAACACGATGCCAAGAGTTCAAAAAGTTCCGTGTTGAGTGAAAAAGGTAAAACCAAAGACCGGGATCATTCTTTGTCAGACAAGGACAGTTCtgagaagaggaagagcagTGCTCAGCCAGAAAAAGAGCACTCAGAACGTGCAGCTGaacaaggaaatggaaaagctaTCTCTCAATCTTCCAAAGATGGCAGATCTTCAGAGAAGCATGATAGTGGCCGTGGCTCCGCTGCGAAGGACTTCACTCCCAACCGAGACAAGAAGTCTGAGCACGATGGCAGCAGGGAACATTCGAGCTCCAAGCGCAGGGACGAGAAGAGCGAATCAGCGCGGAGGAAAGACTCCCCATCCCGGATCAGAGACTCCACAGCAGCGCAGAAGAGCAAACCCAGAGAGGAGCGTGCGGAGCCGCCCAAGAAGGGCCCTGCAGAGGCCAAGCGCAGCAGCTACAGCCCCCCCCGGGAGCGCAAACCCCCCGAGCACAAAGCCGGGCACGACCCCAAGCGCCCCGCGGAGGAACACAAACCTCCGGATAAAAACCCGgccaaggagaaggagaaagagaaggagaagcacGTACCAGAAGTAAAGAGCAATAAGGAGAAAGAGCCAGGTGGGAATAAAGCACCAGTGAAGCAGGACTCACCAGAAGTGAAGGTGGAGAAGGAGAGCGTGGCGGCTCAGGCCGATAAAGGCGCGGTGAAGCCCAAGGCGCCGGCGAGCAGCGCCGCGCGCCTCTCGTCCGACCTCACCCGCGAGACCGACGAGGCCGCCTTTGTGCCCGACTACAACGAGAGCGACAGCGAGAGCAACGTGTCCGCCAAGGACGAGGAGGCCGCAGGGAAAACGCCCAAAGAAGCCAAGGAAAAGGCTGTGGAGAAGGCGAAGGAGGAGGCGGCGGCCCCAGCTCCCGCCGAGCAGCCCGAGGTGGgcaggagccagagccagagcagccccagcgTCAGCCGCAGCcgcagccacagcccctccgAGAGCCAGACAcggagccacagcagcagtgccagctcaggggagagccaggacagcaagaaaaagaaaaagaagaaagagaagaagaagcaCAAGAAGCACAAGAAACACAAGAAGCATAAGAAACATAtgggaaatgaaacagaattgGAAAAGAgccaaaaacacaaacacaagaagaaaaaatcgAAGAAGAGCAAAGATAAAGAGAAAGACGACCAAAAAGTGAAATCTGTCACGACATAA
- the RBBP6 gene encoding E3 ubiquitin-protein ligase RBBP6 isoform X2, which produces MSCVHYKFSSKLNYDTVTFDGLHISLSDLKRQIMGREKLKAADCDLQITNAQTKEEYTDDSALIPKNSSVIVRRIPIGGVKATSKTYVISRSEPVSGTSKAIDDSSASISLAQLTKTANLAEANASEEDKIKAMMTQSGHEYDPVNYMKKPVGPPPPSYTCFRCGKPGHYIKNCPTNGDKNFESVPRIKKSTGIPRSFMMEVKDPNTKGAMLTNTGKYAIPTIDAEAYAIGKKEKPPFLPEEPSSSSEEDDPIPDELLCLICKDIMTDAVVIPCCGNSYCDECIRTALLESEEHTCPTCHQTDVSPDALIANKFLRQAVNNFKNETGYTKRLRKIQQQQQQQQQQLPPPPPPPPPPLMRQTITRTLQPLMRPALARQQDPLMIPLASLASRSALSSLGPGPSMAAGLPVNPSSVVVSDLPPAVSLSLRGEKPDGPFRDADAVLPPLMAAAELSKSSPLSISSLLEEKGYQVPVLRQPAIPSLLGPQGQSIPTTGHPMRAGALRRPGWELSNRGRPHSDRAQRTQAPSLPASAPVFVPVPPPPLYPPPPHALPLPPGVPPPQFPPQFPPGQPPSAGYTVPPPGYPPAPANMSSAWVPTAVPAAHSNTIPTTQAPPLSREEFYREQRRLKEEEKKKSKLDEFTNDFAKELMEYKKIQKERRRSFSRSKSPYSASSYSRSSYTYSKSRSGSSRSRSYSRSFSRSHSRSYSRSPPYQRRGKGKSRNYRSRSRSHGYHRSRSRSPPYRRYHSRSRSPVFRGQSPSKRAVPQGEAEREYFNRYREVPPYDMKAYYGRSVDFRDPFEKERYREWERNYREWYEKFYKGYAVGAQPRPPVNRENFSPERFGPPGTRRENSPYARGRREEYAAGQSHRNRNVAGNYPEKPGREGHGIKDPTKSKEKEVENPLGDGKGNKHKKHRKRRKGDENEGFPNVELLEGARKPREPVPAEDAKTDSLFMLPSRDDATPVRDEPMEADSIAFKPVSEKEKKEKDKPKAKIEKTKRKVEVAAAPKKDNVAKPAKAPQEKADPDREKSPRTEPPVKKVKEELPKTDSVKTSSSQKDEKAVGTPRKAHPKVTKDHPETRPAKEEKAKKEHPKEAKAEKPSSKEDKSKKPAEKSKLSDAKLEKRKRKAEEKADKEHEATSAKAYKPEAAELKTSPKGKAEPEGEKGERTPEKDKAAFLNNPSKKIKLNRETGKKIVSAENVPPGKEAVEKPEPSSSKVKAEKAKGKARRKVTAADGASSTLVDYTSTSSTGGSPVRKPEEKPDTKRTVIKTLEEYNNDITAPAEDVIIMIQVPQSKWDKDDFESEEEDIKTTTQVPPTVGKPTSVIKPVSAKAPNPLKHTEKESEPLEKIQKSAKEASYESAQHDAKSSKSSVLSEKGKTKDRDHSLSDKDSSEKRKSSAQPEKEHSERAAEQGNGKAISQSSKDGRSSEKHDSGRGSAAKDFTPNRDKKSEHDGSREHSSSKRRDEKSESARRKDSPSRIRDSTAAQKSKPREERAEPPKKGPAEAKRSSYSPPRERKPPEHKAGHDPKRPAEEHKPPDKNPAKEKEKEKEKHVPEVKSNKEKEPGGNKAPVKQDSPEVKVEKESVAAQADKGAVKPKAPASSAARLSSDLTRETDEAAFVPDYNESDSESNVSAKDEEAAGKTPKEAKEKAVEKAKEEAAAPAPAEQPEVGRSQSQSSPSVSRSRSHSPSESQTRSHSSSASSGESQDSKKKKKKKEKKKHKKHKKHKKHKKHMGNETELEKSQKHKHKKKKSKKSKDKEKDDQKVKSVTT; this is translated from the exons ATGTCGTGCGTGCATTACAAGTTCTCCTCCAAGCTCAACTATGACACGGTCACCTTCGACGGGCTGCACATCTCCCTGAGCGACCTCAAGCGCCAGATCATGGGCCGGGAGAAGCTGAAGGCGGCCGACTGCGACCTGCAGATCACCAACGCGCAGACCAAAGAAG AATACACCGATGATAGTGCTCTGATTCCCAAGAACTCATCGGTGATTGTGAGGAGAATCCCCATTGGAGGAGTTAAAGCTACCAGCAAAACTTACGTTAT AAGTCGAAGTGAGCCAGTGAGTGGAACATCAAAAGCA ATTGATGACTCTTCTGCATCTATTTCTCTGGCCCAGCTTACTAAG ACTGCCAATCTGGCTGAAGCCAATGCTTCCGAGGaggataaaataaaagctaTGATGACACAGTCTGGCCATGAATATGATCCAGTCAA TTACATGAAGAAACCCGTGGGGCCACCTCCACCCTCGTACACCTGTTTTCGCTGTGGCAAACCTGGGCACTACATAAAGAACTGTCCAACGAATGGG GACAAAAATTTCGAGTCTGTtcccagaattaaaaaaagcacaggaattCCAAGAAGTTTTATGATGGAGGTGAAGGACCCCAACACAAAGGGTGCCATGCTGACCAACACTGGGAAATACGCAATTCCAACCATAGATGC GGAAGCTTATGCTAtaggaaagaaggagaagcCTCCCTTCCTACCTGAGGagccatcctcctcctcagaaGAAGATGATCCTATTCCAGATGAGCTGTTGTGTCTCATTTGTAAGGATATAATGACAGATGCGGTTGTTATTCCCTGCTGTGGAAACAGTTACTGTGATGAAT GTATTagaacagcactgctggagtCTGAGGAGCACACATGCCCTACCTGCCATCAGACAGATGTTTCTCCTGATGCTTTAATCGCCAACAAGTTTCTGCGCCAG GCTGTCAACAACTTCAAAAATGAAACTGGTTACACAAAAAGGCTCCGTAagattcagcagcagcagcaacagcagcagcagcagctgcccccaccaccccctcctcctcctcccccgcTGATGCGGCAGACGATAACGCGCACGCTGCAGCCGCTGATGCGGCCGGCCCTGGCGCGCCAGCAGGACCCGCTGATGATCCCGCTGGCCTCGCTGGCCTCCCGCTCCGCCCTCTCCTCCCTGGGCCCCGGGCCGTCCatggcagctgggctgcccGTCAACCCCTCGTCTGTGGTTGTGTCTGACCTCCCTCCAGCAGTGTCCCTCTCTCTCCGTGGGGAGAAGCCTGATGGGCCTTTTCG tgATGCCGATGCTGTTCTGCCTCCTCtgatggctgctgctgagctttcCAAATCTTCCCCTTTGTCAATCAGCAGTTTGTTGGAAGAGAAG GGCTATCAGGTTCCTGTCCTGAGACAACCAGCGATACCAAGTCTTCTGGGCCCTCAAGGACAATCAATACCCACAACTG GTCATCCAATGAGAGCTGGTGCACTTCgcaggccaggctgggaact TTCAAATCGAGGACGCCCGCACAGTGACCGTGCCCAAAGGACTCAGGCCCCATCACTGCCAGCATCAGCACCAGTCTTTGTGCCTGTGCCTCCACCTCCCTTGTATCCTCCACCACCCCAtgctcttcctcttcctccgGGGGTACCACCACCACAGTTTCCTCCTCAGTTTCCACCTGGGCAGCCTCCATCCGCTGGGTACACTGTCCCCCCTCCCGGAtatcccccagctcctgcaaacATGTCATCAGCTTGGGTCCCAACAGCAGTGCCAGCGGCTCATTCAAACACCATCCCAACGACACAAGCACCTCCTCTCTCTAGGGAGGAGTTTTACAGAGAGCAACGGAGGCTTAAAGAGGA ggaaaagaaaaagtccaAACTTGATGAGTTTACAAATGATTTTGCTAAGGAATTGATGGAATATAAAAAGATTCAAAAGGAGCGTAGGCGTTCGTTTTCCAG gTCCAAGTCTCCCTATAGTGCTTCATCTTACTCTAGAAGCTCGTACACCTACTCCAAGTCTCGCTCAGGTTCGTCGCGCTCCCGCTCCTACTCGCGCTCCTTTAGCCGCTCCCATTCCCGCTCCTACTCGCGCTCGCCGCCGTACCAGAGACGAGGCAAAGGCAAGAGCCGCAACTACCGCTCCCGCTCGCGCTCGCACGGCTACCaccgctcccgctcccgctcgCCCCCGTACCGGCGCTACCACTCCCGCTCCAGGTCCCCCGTGTTCCGGGGCCAGTCCCCCAGCAAGCGCGCGGTCCCGCAGGGCGAGGCCGAGCGCGAGTACTTCAACCGCTACCGAGAGGTGCCCCCCTACGACATGAAGGCTTACTACGGCCGCTCGGTGGACTTCAGAGACCCCTTCGAGAAGGAGAGATACAGAGAGTGGGAGAGGAACTACAGAGAGTGGTACGAGAAGTTTTACAAGGGCTACGCCGTGGGTGCTCAGCCACGGCCTCCGGTGAACAGAGAGAACTTCTCTCCAGAAAGGTTTGGCCCGCCTGGGACCAGACGAGAGAATTCACCCTATGCTCGGGGACGGAGGGAGGAGTAcgctgctgggcagagccacaggaaTCGTAATGTAGCTGGAAACTACCCTGAAAAGCCTGGGAGAGAGGGCCATGGCATCAAAGATCCTacaaaatcaaaagaaaaggaGGTGGAAAATCCGCTGGGAGATGGCAAAGGCAATAAACATAAGAAACATcggaagagaagaaaaggggaTGAGAATGAAGGATTTCCAAATGTTGAGCTGTTAGAAGGGGCAAGGAAACCAAGAGAGCCAGTTCCAGCAGAAGATGCTAAAACAGACTCTCTATTCATGCTGCCAAGCAGGGATGATGCCACCCCTGTAAGGGATGAGCCCATGGAAGCAGATTCCATTGCTTTCAAACCAGTgtctgaaaaggagaaaaaagagaaggataAGCCAAAAGCAAAGATTGAGAAAACAAAGCGGAAAGTGGAAGTGGCGGCTGCTCCGAAAAAAGACAACGTAGCAAAACCAGCTAAAGCTCCCCAGGAAAAGGCTGACCCCGATCGTGAAAAATCTCCTCGAACGGAGCCTCCTGTGAAAAAAGTCAAGGAAGAGCTGCCAAAGACAGACAGTGTTAAAACCTCTTCCTCTCAGAAGGATGAGAAGGCTGTTGGTACACCACGGAAGGCTCATCCCAAAGTGACAAAGGATCACCCAGAAACCAGACCAGCCAAGGAggagaaggcaaagaaagaGCATCCTAAAGAAGCCAAGGCAGAGAAACCCTCCAGCAAGGAGGATAAGTCAAAAAAACCTGCTGAGAAAAGCAAACTTTCTGATGCCAAacttgagaaaagaaaaagaaaagcagaggaaaaggctGATAAAGAGCACGAAGCCACTTCTGCGAAGGCCTATAAACCTGAAGCCGCAGAATTGAAAACATCACCCAAGGGCAAGGCTGAGCCTGAGGGGGAGAAAGGAGAACGGACACCAGAAAAGgataaagctgcttttcttaaCAACCCGTCCAAAAAGATTAAACTGAACcgagaaactggaaaaaagatTGTGAGCGCAGAAAATGTGCCACCTGGAAAAGAGGCTGTGGAGAAacctgagcccagcagcagcaaagttaAAGCggaaaaggcaaagggaaaagcaaggagGAAAGTCACGGCAGCTGATGGTGCCAGCTCAACTCTTGTGGATTACACCAG CACGAGCTCCACTGGGGGAAGCCCTGTCAGGAAACCTGAGGAGAAGCCAGACACCAAACGAACTGTCATTAAGACCCTGGAGGAATATAACAATGACATAACAGCCCCTGCTGAGGATGTCATTATCATGATTCAGGTCCCTCAGTCCAAATGGGATAAAGATGACTTTGAGTCTGAAGAGGAAGACATCAAAACCACCACCCAGGTGCCCCCAACTGTAGGAAAACCCACCAGTGTTATCAAACCTGTGAGTGCAAAGGCACCAAACCCCCTCAAACACACTGAAAAGGAGTCAGAGCCTCtggagaaaatacagaaatctgCAAAAGAGGCGAGTTATGAAAGCGCCCAACACGATGCCAAGAGTTCAAAAAGTTCCGTGTTGAGTGAAAAAGGTAAAACCAAAGACCGGGATCATTCTTTGTCAGACAAGGACAGTTCtgagaagaggaagagcagTGCTCAGCCAGAAAAAGAGCACTCAGAACGTGCAGCTGaacaaggaaatggaaaagctaTCTCTCAATCTTCCAAAGATGGCAGATCTTCAGAGAAGCATGATAGTGGCCGTGGCTCCGCTGCGAAGGACTTCACTCCCAACCGAGACAAGAAGTCTGAGCACGATGGCAGCAGGGAACATTCGAGCTCCAAGCGCAGGGACGAGAAGAGCGAATCAGCGCGGAGGAAAGACTCCCCATCCCGGATCAGAGACTCCACAGCAGCGCAGAAGAGCAAACCCAGAGAGGAGCGTGCGGAGCCGCCCAAGAAGGGCCCTGCAGAGGCCAAGCGCAGCAGCTACAGCCCCCCCCGGGAGCGCAAACCCCCCGAGCACAAAGCCGGGCACGACCCCAAGCGCCCCGCGGAGGAACACAAACCTCCGGATAAAAACCCGgccaaggagaaggagaaagagaaggagaagcacGTACCAGAAGTAAAGAGCAATAAGGAGAAAGAGCCAGGTGGGAATAAAGCACCAGTGAAGCAGGACTCACCAGAAGTGAAGGTGGAGAAGGAGAGCGTGGCGGCTCAGGCCGATAAAGGCGCGGTGAAGCCCAAGGCGCCGGCGAGCAGCGCCGCGCGCCTCTCGTCCGACCTCACCCGCGAGACCGACGAGGCCGCCTTTGTGCCCGACTACAACGAGAGCGACAGCGAGAGCAACGTGTCCGCCAAGGACGAGGAGGCCGCAGGGAAAACGCCCAAAGAAGCCAAGGAAAAGGCTGTGGAGAAGGCGAAGGAGGAGGCGGCGGCCCCAGCTCCCGCCGAGCAGCCCGAGGTGGgcaggagccagagccagagcagccccagcgTCAGCCGCAGCcgcagccacagcccctccgAGAGCCAGACAcggagccacagcagcagtgccagctcaggggagagccaggacagcaagaaaaagaaaaagaagaaagagaagaagaagcaCAAGAAGCACAAGAAACACAAGAAGCATAAGAAACATAtgggaaatgaaacagaattgGAAAAGAgccaaaaacacaaacacaagaagaaaaaatcgAAGAAGAGCAAAGATAAAGAGAAAGACGACCAAAAAGTGAAATCTGTCACGACATAA